One Gordonia pseudamarae genomic window, GGGCGATCCGCTGCCGCCGCTGCCGGAGGGATCCTTCGCGACCGTCCCGCTCGAAGAGTCGGGTGAGGCGCTGGTGAAGGTGGTCCGTGAATTCCGGCCGCACGTCATGATCACCTATGACGAGCACGGCGGATATCCGCACCCCGATCACATCCGCTGTCACGAGGTGTCGATGCTGGCCTACGAACGTTCCGGTGATCCCGGGGCGTACCCCGATGCCGGCGAGCCGTGGACGGTGTCGAAGGTCTACTACACGCACGGTTTCCTGCGGGCCCGCATGGTCGCCTTCTCCGACGAGTTCGAGAAGCACGGTCAGGAAAGCCCGTTCAAGGAGTGGCTGGCCCGGTGGGACGCACGTGGCGGCGACGTGATGAGCCGGGTCACCACACAGATCACCTGCGACGACTATTTCGGTGCGCGTGATGAGGCGTTGCGCGCCCACGCCACCCAGGTCGACCCGAACGGGGTGTTCTTCGCGGTGCCCACCGAATGGCAGATCCGGCTGTGGCCGACGGAGGAGTTCGAGCTGGCCCGCACCCGCGTGCAGACCTCGATCCCCGAAACCGATCTTTTCGCCGGAATCGAGACCCCATGATGACGACAGCACTCCAGTCCGCCGCTCTGATCCTGGCCGAGGAGAATCCCGAAGGCCCGGAGTTCGGCAAGTCCTCGCCGTTCGGCCTGCTCATCATCATCCTGCTGCTCGTGGGCACGGCGCTGCTGATCTGGTCGATGAACAGCCAGCTCAAGAAGCTCCCCAAGTCGTTCGACGCCGATCATCCCGAAGCCGATCAGGCCTTCGACGAGGGCACGGATTCCGCCGGTGCGGGCAGTGCGGCCGGGGATGCCGCCGATCTGTCGGCCGACGCCGACCCGCCGCGTCAGGACCCGTCACATCAATCGGTGCCGCACAAATCAGCCGACATGTGATCCGATGCCGAATCGTCTCGCCGGGTCCACCAGCCCATACCTGCGCCAGCACGCCGACAACCCGGTCGAGTGGTGGGAGTGGGGTCCCGAGGCGTTCGCGGAGGCCGCGCGCCGGGACGTGCCGGTACTGCTGAGCGTCGGATACGCCGCATGTCACTGGTGTCATGTGATGGCGCACGAGTCGTTCGAGGACGCCGACACGGCGACACAGATGAACGCAGATTTCGTGTGTATCAAGGTGGATCGGGAAGAACGGCCCGATATCGACGCCATCTACATGAACGCCACCGTCGCGATGACCGGTCAGGGCGGGTGGCCGATGACGTGCTTCCTCACCGCGGCCGGGGCACCGTTCTACTGTGGCACCTACTATCCGCTCACACCGCGCGGCGGCCAGCCTTCGCTGCGGCAGGTACTCACCTCGATCTCGGAGGTGTGGACGCAGCGCCGGGATGAGGTCGACGACGTCGGAGTGCGGGTCGGGAAACATCTGAGCGACAACGCCGCGCCGCTGCCGGTGGCCGGACCGGGCATCGACGCCGTGCTGCTCGACGCCGCGGTGGCCGCGATCCTGGCCGATGAGGACCACGTCGCGGGCGGGTTCGGTGGGGCACCCAAGTTTCCGCCGTCGGCACTGCTCGAAGGTCTGCTGCGGCATGGTGAAGCGGTGGCACCCGCGGCGGGCGCGGCCGCGGCCCGCACCTGTGAGGTGATGGCGCGCGGCGGCATCTACGACCAGCTCGGCGGGGGATTCGCCCGGTATGCCGTCGACAACGCCTGGGTGGTACCTCATTTCGAGAAGATGCTGTATGACAATGCGCAACTGCTACGTGCCTACGCACATCTGGCGCGCACCACCGGTGACGCGCTCGCGCTGCGGGTTACCGAGGAGACGATCGAGTTCCTGGAACGTGACCTGCGGGTCGGCGGCGGGTACGCCTCGTCGCTCGACGCCGACGCCGGCGGTGTTGAGGGGTCCACCTACGTGTGGACGCCGGCGCAACTGGCCGAGGTCCTGGGCGAGGACGACGGCACCTGGGCGGCGGAGGTTTTCGGCGTCACCGCGGCGGGGACATTCGAGCACGGCTCGTCGACGCTGCAATTGCCGCGTGACCCCGACGACCGGGAACGTTGGGCCCGCGTTCGCGCGGCGCTCCTCGTGGCGCGTGCCGGGCGACCACAACCGGAGCGTGACGACAAGGTGGTCACCGCCTGGAACGCGATGACCGTCACCGCGCTCGCCGAGGCGGGAGCGGGGCTCGGCCGCGCGGACTGGGTTGAGTCCGCTCTGCGGTGTGTCGATTCCCTGTGGCGCAATCATATTCGTGACGGCCGGCTGCACCGGTCGTCGTTGGGTGGAGTGACCGGGCAGCCACTGGGTGCGCTCGACGACCATG contains:
- the mca gene encoding mycothiol conjugate amidase Mca is translated as MAVHAHPDDESSKAAATTAKYAAEGHDVLVVTLTGGERGDILNPAMDRPGIKENIAQVRQEEMAKAAAALGVRHTWLGYVDSGLPEGDPLPPLPEGSFATVPLEESGEALVKVVREFRPHVMITYDEHGGYPHPDHIRCHEVSMLAYERSGDPGAYPDAGEPWTVSKVYYTHGFLRARMVAFSDEFEKHGQESPFKEWLARWDARGGDVMSRVTTQITCDDYFGARDEALRAHATQVDPNGVFFAVPTEWQIRLWPTEEFELARTRVQTSIPETDLFAGIETP
- a CDS encoding thioredoxin domain-containing protein; the protein is MPNRLAGSTSPYLRQHADNPVEWWEWGPEAFAEAARRDVPVLLSVGYAACHWCHVMAHESFEDADTATQMNADFVCIKVDREERPDIDAIYMNATVAMTGQGGWPMTCFLTAAGAPFYCGTYYPLTPRGGQPSLRQVLTSISEVWTQRRDEVDDVGVRVGKHLSDNAAPLPVAGPGIDAVLLDAAVAAILADEDHVAGGFGGAPKFPPSALLEGLLRHGEAVAPAAGAAAARTCEVMARGGIYDQLGGGFARYAVDNAWVVPHFEKMLYDNAQLLRAYAHLARTTGDALALRVTEETIEFLERDLRVGGGYASSLDADAGGVEGSTYVWTPAQLAEVLGEDDGTWAAEVFGVTAAGTFEHGSSTLQLPRDPDDRERWARVRAALLVARAGRPQPERDDKVVTAWNAMTVTALAEAGAGLGRADWVESALRCVDSLWRNHIRDGRLHRSSLGGVTGQPLGALDDHAALCVALFTVHQVTGDIVWRDRGITLLDRAIDLFGDPDAIGSWFDSSESGLIVRPRDPVDGATPAGASLLAEALLMGSLLADADVAARYSELLDATLRRAAVLLAKLPRSAGHWLAVAVAERTGPLQIVVAQTAESTGELVATARMLAPGGSIVITGPKDSTPLLVGRGPVDGVDAAYICRGTVCGLPVTTPEGLAGALSS